A stretch of DNA from Pirellulales bacterium:
CATTAGATTCGCACGAGGCCGAAGCGCCAGTCCTTGCGGAAGACCAGGAACTGGAGCCAATTGTCGACGACTCCGCGCCCCCCAAGCTGGTGCCCACCGATCTGGTCGAGGCCGTTCCGGTGTCGCGCCGCATCGCACGGGCGCCTGCCGCTCCTTAACAGGCCGCGCAACTGCCGCGGCGCTTGTCAGACGCGTCAGCAACAGCAATCGCCCCTCCTAAAGTAGGGGCTGCGTCTTGGGGACACCCCCGCTTGCGCTTCGATCGCAGCGCAATTCCCGCGCAAGACTAATGCGGCATTTCCTGGGTGAAAACCGGCGGATCAGCCGACAGGTTGCGCTCGCCAGCGGTCCCCATTCGCGCCGCCGAGGATTCACTGGCATTACGCCGGCCGATGGCGCCAGACAGACCTAAGAAAAGCCGTCGCAATTGGCTTTTTGGTCGTTGCCGGACCGTTTGTCCTTAATTACCTTGGAAGCATTGCCGGAAATCTCGACGGAACGCGTCGACCTTTCCCTACCGGAATCTCTTGACTTGTTTCCGGGCTGGGGCCGGTCATCGGCAGGAACTCTCCTGATCCGCGTGGGTAACCCCCTCGCGGTCTTCACCGGATGAACCGGGTGGCAGGAGCCAACCAACGCAACCCTACGCGCTGGGACAGGCCATTTCGTTGCGCGCTGGCCCAATTTGCCAGGAAACCTAGAGCAGAGAGATCCATGAATCTGAATCCGCTGCACTTGATTACTCGCCGGTTCGCCTCTGCCCCAATCGGGACCAAGAAGCAGCTTCAAAAGCGCTCGCTGCAGCTCGAAACCCTTGAGCGCCGCGCGCTGCTCGCCATCGACGGCTACAACGCCTGGCACAACACGGCCAATGCCACGGATGTGAACAACGACGGGCGCACCTCCGCCATGGACGCGTTGGCGATCATCAACGAACTCAATCGCGGTGGCTCGCGCCGGTTGGGCATGGCCGCCAATCTAATGGCCGCCAACCTCCCCGCCGCGCCGCAAGCGGCCGCCACGCCGAGCATGCTGTACGACGTCAACAACGATGGCGCCGTGAGCGCCATCGACGCGCTGCGCGTGGTCAATCAGTTGAACGCCGAGGCCGACACGCATCTCATGCAGGTCATCCTCAAAGTCACCGACAGCAACGGCGTCGAGTTGACCACATTGAACGTCGGTCAGTCCTTTGAGTTGCGAGCTTATGTGCAGGATCTGCGCGCCGATGGCGACGGCGTCTTTAGCGCTTGGGTCGATGTGACCTACCAGGGAGGTCTTGCCGATGTGACTGGCAGCTTGGCCTACGGCGCCGATTTCCCCAATCAACAAGACGGCGATGCCAGTGTCGACGGCCTGATCGACGAGGCGGGCGGGTTTGGCTTCGCCACGACCGACAATACCGAGCGGCTGCTATGGAAGGTTCCCATGCAGGCAACGGCGGTGGGAACATTAAACTTCGCCTCGAATGCGGCCGACGATGACGACCACGAGTATGGCATCCACGGCGACGAGAGCGCCCTCGATCCTGAGACTCAGGTGCTGTTTGGCGCCAAGAGCATCGACGTCGTCGCCCCCACCGCATCGATCGCCAACAACTCCGTGGCAGAAGGGGACGCCGGCACGAAGACGCTCAATTTCACCGTCACTCTTTCGCAGGCCGCCACCGAGGCGGTCTCCATCGACTGGGAGGCGTTGGCGCTCACCGAAGCCGGCGCCACCGATCTGGCCAGCGCCACCGACGATTTCGTCGCGGTAACCGGCTCGTTGCAGATCGCGGTCGGCCAGACCACCGGCACGATCAGCGTCACCATCAATGGCGACACCACCTTCGAGCCAAATGAGCGGTTCCTCGTGAAGCTCACCGGCATCACTGGCGGCAACGCGGTGCTCAGCCCAACGCAGGCCGAGGCCATTGGCACGATCAACAACGACGATGCGCAACCCGCGTTGTCGATCAACGACGTGTCGATCGTCGAAGGGAACGCCGGGCAGTCAATTCTCAAGTTCACGATATCGCTCAGCAACCCATCGGCCAGCCCTGTGTCGGTGAATGTGTCGACGCAAGACGGCACCGCCGTTTCCACGCCGCCGGGCGCCGATTACGAAGCGCTAACGAATTTCGCCGTGAACTTCCTGCCGGGCGAAACCTCGAAGGACGTCGAGGTGAAGATCAATGGCGATCTGCTTGACGAAGGCAACGAGACGTTCACCGCCAACCTTTCGGATGCGGTGGGCGCAACAATTGCCAAGGGCGTCGGTGCCGGGACCATTACCGACGATGATGGCCCCCCCACACTGTCCATTGCCGACGTCTCGATCACCGAAGGTGACGCCGGGACCAAGACAATGACCTTTGTCGCCACCCTCAGCGCATCCAGCGCTCAGCAGGTGCGCGTCAGCTTTGGCACGCAGAACGGCACGGCCTCGTCGGGCGCAGGCGGCGACTATGTCACCAATAACGGTCTCTTGACGTTCGCTCCTGGCGAAACCGAAAAGTCGTTCACCGTCACCATCAATGGCGATCTCGTCCATGAGGCCGATGAAAAGTTCTTGGTAAAGCTCACCAATTCGATCAACGCCACCATCGCCGATGACGTGGCCGAGGGAACCATCCTGAACGATGACGCCGCTCCCACGCTCGCGATCAGCTCGCCAACCATCGCCGAGGGGAATAGCGGAACCACGCTCCTCACCTACACCATCACTCGAACCGGCGCCACCGCGCTCCCCACGAGCGTCACGGTCTCCACCACCGAGGATGGCACGGCCAAATCGACCGCCGTGGCGCCGCTACTGGCTGACTTCACCGCCAAGTCCGAAGTCATCAATTTCGCCGCCAACGAGACTTCCAAAGAGTTCACCGTGACGGTGCTCGGCGATGCGATCTACGAAGCGGACGAAACGCTGATTGTTCGACTGACGGAAGCCACTGGCGCCACCATCACTACCGCCGATGGCGTCGGCACAATCACCAACGACGACACAGCGCCGAAGATTTCGATTGCCGATAGCCAGGTGGTGGAAGGCGACTCGGGCACAACCAACATCACCTTCACCATTACTCTCTCGTCGCCGAGCGGACAGCCGCTACCAGTCGTGGTGGATGCCCTCACTACGCCGATCGACGGCATTCCCAACGCGGCCAAGAGCGGCGGCTCGATTGGAGATCCCGACGCCGATTACCTGGGCGCCGGCTTCACCGTGGAATTCGCGCCGGGAGAAACCTCCAAAACGGTGACCTACCAGGTGTTTGGCGACACCACCATCGAGGCCGATGAAATCTTCAAGGTCCGTCTGGCCAACGCCGAAGGCGCGACTATCGACCGTCAGGAGGCGATCGGCACCATTCTCGACGACGACGCTCCTTCTATCTCTATCTCCGATGTCGTCAAGGTCGAGGGCAATACTGGCAACAGTCCGTTCACCCAATTCGTCTTTAACGTCACCCTCTCCAAAGAGTCAGACACGCCAATTTCTGTCAATTACAACACCACGCCCAATGGCGCGACCGCCGGCGCTGATTTTGAAGCAGTGACCAACGGCGTATTAACCTTCGCGGCCGGTGAAACCTCGAAGACAATCACCATCAACGTGGTCGGCGACACGCTCGACGAGAACGACGAAGGCTTCCGCGTGGTGCTGAGCAATCCCACCAATCTTGCCAAGTTGGCCGACGCCACTGCCGAAGCCACTATCACCGATGATGACGCGTCCCCCACAATTTCCATCACTGGGCCGACGACCGTGGAAGAGGGAGACAGCGGCCTCACGCCAATTCAATACACCATCAGCCTCAATACAGTCAGTGGCCGCGACGTCACCTTCCGCTTCGCGCTGGAGGGCATCACCGCCACAGTCGGCCAGGACGTGCAACTGCCGCCCATCACCCAGCCGATCACAATTCTCGCTGGTCAAACCACCGCCACCGTCACGGTGAACGTGGTTGGCGACCTGCTGGCCGAAGGCGCCGAAACCTTCCGCGCGCGAATCTCGGAAATCACCAATGCCGACCTCGCTGCTAGCGGAGACTCCGTGGTGACCACCATCACCGAGCAGGATCGCCTGGGCAGCATCAGCGGCTACGTGTATCACGACCCCAACGAGAACGGCTTGCGCGAAACTGGCGAGCGCGGTCTGGAAGGGGTGAAGATCACCCTGTTCATTCGCGATTCCGTCACCGCCGCCATCCTCGACACCGAAGTGACGTACACCGATGGCGACGGCAAGTACACCTTCGCCGATCTGGTCGACGGCATCTACTCCATCGAAGAAGCGCAGCCCGAAGGCTTCACCGATGGTCGCGATTCCATCGGGCAGGGAGGGACTGTCCTCGGTTCCCCGAATGATCTGTTCCACGTGCGAATCGCGCTGGGAGAAGTGCTGCAGAATTACAACTTCGGCGAGAAGGGTTTTGGCATCGGCAACATCTCCAAGAAGAACTTTATCGACTGGGACTAGGTTGGCGCCTGACGCCAGCCAGGGCGAAGGGCCGCTGCTAGCGGACAATCCGCAGGCTGTGGGTCTTCACCAGACAAACCACGCTGGCGCCACGCTCCAGCCCCAGCTCGCGCATCGCGTCGAGGGTGATTTCCGCCCACACGCGCTGTCCCACATCGACCTCGACAAACACCCCTTGCGCTAGTTCGATCAACTGCGTCACGCGCCCGCGCAGATGATTGCGTACGCTCATGCCCGCCAGGTCGCTGCGCGCCAAAATCACGTCCCGGGGAGAGAACGCGACCAGCGTCTCACCCGCCTGTTCCGGCGCCGCTGGCAACTGCAATTGCTGCTCGCCAATGCTGGCCATGGGCCGGCCGTCGACTTGCCGCCAATCGTCCACGCGCAGCAAGTTCATCGGCCCCGTCGCGTCGCTCCACGAGAGCGGCGTCGGCTGCGCAAGCGCGGTTTCCACGCTGCCTTGAGCCACCACTCTCCCGGCATCGATCACCACCACCTCGCTGGCCAATCGCCGCACATCCTCTTGAGAATGCGTGACAAACAGCGTCGACAACTTCCATTCGCAGAGCACGCGTTCCAAGTAACGCAAGATGCGATCCTTCAGCGACACGTCGAGCGCGGCCAATGCTTCGTCAAGCAACAGCAAACGCGGCGACGACAGCACGGCCCGACCCAGCGCCACCCGCTGTCGCTGTCCGCCAGATAGCTGCGCCGGTTTGCGCTCCAGCAGATCTGCGAGTTCCAGCACGCTAATCACGCGCTCCGCGTCGACGCCATTACTATCTCCATTACCAACAGCGCCGCGCCGCCGCGTTCCAAAGCGCAAGTTGTCTTTCACGCTCAAATGCGGGAACAGCAATTGATCCTGCGCCACAATCGCTACTTGTCGCTGCTCAGGACGCAGATTCACTCCCCGCGCCGTGTCGACCAATACGTCGCCCGCCACATGGATCGTTGCCCGATCGGCCGCGCGAAATCCGGCGATCATCTCCAAGACCGTCGTCTTGCCGCTCCCCGACGGGCCAAACAGCGCGGTGATCCCTTCGCCGGTCTCAAATGCCAGGTCCAACTCAAAGCCCGAACGATAACGGTGCTGGCAAGCGAACCGCACGGCGCTCATGAGATGCCCCCTCGCCGCTGTAGCCATTCGCTCGTCGCCAACGCCCCAAACGCCAGCGCGATCGAGACCAGCACCAAGGGCCAACTTGTCTCTAATCCTCCAGGCTGGTTGGCGCGGCTAAAGATCGCCAGCGGCAACGTGCGCGTCTCGCCCGGTATGTCGCCCGCCAGCATGATCGTGGCGCCAAACTCGCCCAGCGCGCGAGCAAACCCTAGCGCCGCGCCCGCCACCACTCCCCCCCGCGCCAGCGGCAGCGAGATCGCGAAAAATGTTCGCCAGCGGCCGGCGCCCAGTCCGCGGGCAGCCTGTTCCAATCGCGGATCGATAGATTCAAATCCCAAGCGGGCCGCGCGGGTCATAAGCGGCAGGCTCACCACGCCGGCAGCCAGCGCCGCGGCTTGCCAAGTGAACACCACGCGCACCCCGATCGCGTCGAGCCACTCGCCAACGCCGCCGCGCGGCGAAAGCAATACCAGCAAGAGCCAACCGGTTACCACTGGCGGCAGCACCAGCGGCAGGTTGACCACTGTCTCCAAAATCCAACGCCCCCGATAGGGCCAGCGGGCAAGCACGTAGCCGAGTCCAACGGCGAGCGGCAGCATACCCAATACCGCGCAGGTGGCCACTTGCAGGCTTAACCACACGGCCATCCAGTCCGCCGCGTTCATGGAGACAATTCCGCCTTGGCGACATTCAAGACTTCTCCAGCCGCAAATCCATAGCCGCGGAAGATCGACGCGGCCTCGGCAGTACAAAGCCAATCATAGAACGCCCGCGCCTCGTCGCTCGCTGCGCCCTGTGTTTTGAGCAGCGCGATCGGGTAGCGCACCTGGCCCGCCAGCGCCGGGTCAATCGCCAGTGCGACGCGCACCTTCTTCGACGCCCGCGCGTCGGTCGCGTACACAATGCCGGCGTCGGCCGCGCCCTCTTCCACATAGGCCAGCGCGAAACGCACATCGTTGCCGCTCACCATCTTGCCGCGAACCGCCTCCCAGATCTTCAACGTTTCCAATGCCTGGCGAGCGTACTTACCGGCGGGCACATGCTCTGGGTCGGCCACCGCCACGCGCCCCACCTGCGGCTTCGCCAGAACGCCGAGCGACGATAGTTCAACCTTGCTGTCTTGGGGGACCACCACGACCAGCGAGTTGGAAAGCAGTATCTGCGAGCGAGCGACCAACTTCCGTTCCGCCAAATATCGCGCCCAGTCTTCATCAGCCGACAAGAATAGATCGGCCGCGGCGCCAGCGGCGATCTGCTGCGCGAGTATCGACGACGCGCCGAACGACGCGACGATCCTCTGGTTTGGATGCCGGGCGCGATACTCGTCGATCGCGGCGCTCAGCGCCTCGGTCGTGCTGGCTGCCGCGAAGATCGTGACTCGCGCGGCGTCATTGTCAGCGCGACCGCTGGCTGCTGATCCACTACAACCGCATAATAGCGCGATGCCGAGAAAACAAACGCAATACGGCCACGCCGTGCGGCGCAAAGGCGAGTCTACTTGCCTGCCGGCCATGCGCCTCTCGCGATCAGAACAACTCTTCAATCGCACGCTTGCCAAAATCGACCAGCGGGAACGGGCGCGACTGTGGGCCCGGCAGCTTGGTTTCAAGATCCAGACCCAGACTGCGATAGATGGTCGCCACCACTTCCGCCGGATCGACCGGCCGCTCGGCCGGCACGCCGCCAATCGGATCGCTGCGCCCCACAACGCGCCCTCCCTGCACTCCTCCGCCAGCGAATTGAATCGTCCAACATTGTGGCCAATGGTCGCGTCCCCCGGCCGGATTCACCTTCGGCGTGCGACCAAACTCGGCCAAGTTGCAAACCAGGGTGTCCCCCAACAGGCCACGCTGATCCAGATCTTCCAACAGCGCGCTATACGCCTGATCGTACATCGGCGCCACGATGTCGCGCATGCCCTCGATCGATGTGAACGGCTTGGAACCGTGAATGTCCCAGGTGATCTCGTCGAACACCGTAAGAAACGTGTTCACCGTGACGAACCGCACCCCCGCTTCGATCAACCGCCGCGAAAGTAGGCAGCACTGGCCAAACCGCGTCATCCCATACCGTTCGCGAACCTCCACCGGCTCCTTGCTTAGGTCAAATGCCTCGCGCGCCTGTGGGCTGGTCATTAGCCGAAACGCCGCTTCAAAGTTGCTGTCGAGCAATTGTGCTGACTCGCTCGCTTCAAAGCTCTTCACGGTCTCGTCGACAATCGCCCGCATCTTGCGCCGCCGATCCAACCGCGCCGTGCCAATCTCGGGGGGGGGCAGCAGATCGGGCGCCTTGAAGTCGGGCTTCGCCGGGTCGGCCATCAGCACGAACGGATCGTGCGACTTGCCCAAAAAGCCCGCGTCTTGTCCATGCGGCAAATTGCCGCCGGTGCGCCCCATTGGCTCCGGCAGCACCACATGCGCCGGCAGATCAGTGCGGCGCCCAAGCAGGTAGCTGGTCACGCAACCCGCATGCGGCGTGTTGACGCCGCCGGAGAACAATCGCCCCGTCTGCATCATCTGATGCCCGGTGTCGTGTACGGCGGCGGCCGTGTGGTAGCAACTGCGCACCAGCGAGAACTTGTCCGCGTGCCGCGCCATTTGCGGAAAAATCTCGGAGATCTGTATCGCGCTGGCGGTCGTGGAGATCGGTTTGAACGGGCCGCGAATCTCCGCCGG
This window harbors:
- the modC gene encoding molybdenum ABC transporter ATP-binding protein is translated as MSAVRFACQHRYRSGFELDLAFETGEGITALFGPSGSGKTTVLEMIAGFRAADRATIHVAGDVLVDTARGVNLRPEQRQVAIVAQDQLLFPHLSVKDNLRFGTRRRGAVGNGDSNGVDAERVISVLELADLLERKPAQLSGGQRQRVALGRAVLSSPRLLLLDEALAALDVSLKDRILRYLERVLCEWKLSTLFVTHSQEDVRRLASEVVVIDAGRVVAQGSVETALAQPTPLSWSDATGPMNLLRVDDWRQVDGRPMASIGEQQLQLPAAPEQAGETLVAFSPRDVILARSDLAGMSVRNHLRGRVTQLIELAQGVFVEVDVGQRVWAEITLDAMRELGLERGASVVCLVKTHSLRIVR
- the modA gene encoding molybdate ABC transporter substrate-binding protein — translated: MAGRQVDSPLRRTAWPYCVCFLGIALLCGCSGSAASGRADNDAARVTIFAAASTTEALSAAIDEYRARHPNQRIVASFGASSILAQQIAAGAAADLFLSADEDWARYLAERKLVARSQILLSNSLVVVVPQDSKVELSSLGVLAKPQVGRVAVADPEHVPAGKYARQALETLKIWEAVRGKMVSGNDVRFALAYVEEGAADAGIVYATDARASKKVRVALAIDPALAGQVRYPIALLKTQGAASDEARAFYDWLCTAEAASIFRGYGFAAGEVLNVAKAELSP
- a CDS encoding DUF1501 domain-containing protein, whose translation is MLNLVGDGTFRTCDGITRRDFLQAGTLGALGLSLPQLLAAEARAASRPHDKRSVIMIFNLGAPSQLDTWDMKPEAPAEIRGPFKPISTTASAIQISEIFPQMARHADKFSLVRSCYHTAAAVHDTGHQMMQTGRLFSGGVNTPHAGCVTSYLLGRRTDLPAHVVLPEPMGRTGGNLPHGQDAGFLGKSHDPFVLMADPAKPDFKAPDLLPPPEIGTARLDRRRKMRAIVDETVKSFEASESAQLLDSNFEAAFRLMTSPQAREAFDLSKEPVEVRERYGMTRFGQCCLLSRRLIEAGVRFVTVNTFLTVFDEITWDIHGSKPFTSIEGMRDIVAPMYDQAYSALLEDLDQRGLLGDTLVCNLAEFGRTPKVNPAGGRDHWPQCWTIQFAGGGVQGGRVVGRSDPIGGVPAERPVDPAEVVATIYRSLGLDLETKLPGPQSRPFPLVDFGKRAIEELF
- the modB gene encoding molybdate ABC transporter permease subunit; the protein is MNAADWMAVWLSLQVATCAVLGMLPLAVGLGYVLARWPYRGRWILETVVNLPLVLPPVVTGWLLLVLLSPRGGVGEWLDAIGVRVVFTWQAAALAAGVVSLPLMTRAARLGFESIDPRLEQAARGLGAGRWRTFFAISLPLARGGVVAGAALGFARALGEFGATIMLAGDIPGETRTLPLAIFSRANQPGGLETSWPLVLVSIALAFGALATSEWLQRRGGIS